From the Aspergillus puulaauensis MK2 DNA, chromosome 1, nearly complete sequence genome, the window TCTTCGCACCCTGGTGCGGCCACTGCAAGACCCTCGCCCCCGTCTATGAAGAGCTCGGCCAAGCTTTCGCCCACGCCGAAGACAAAGTCAGCGTTGCGAAGGTCGACGCTGACGCAAACCGCGACCTCGGCAAGCGATTCGGGATCCAGGGATTCCCGACGTTGAAATGGTTTGATGGCAAGAGCGAGACTCCTGTGGACTACAGTGGTGGTCGCGACCTTGAGAGTCTGACTGCTTTCATTACTGAGAAGACTGGCATTAAGGCTAAGGGGCCTAAGAAGGAGCCTAGCAATGTGGAGGCGTTGACTGATACTACATTTAAGAGCACAATTGGTGGTGACAAGGATGTGCTTGTTGCGTTTACTGCGCCTTGGTGTGGTCGTATGTTTCCCCCTTTcctccctctttctcttaCCTCCTAGGTAGCCGCTGGATTGATGTGCTAACGAGACCGGAATAGACTGCAAGAAGCTCGCCCCAACCTGGGAAACCCTCGCTACTGACTTCGCTCTTGAACCCTCCGTTGTTATCGGCAAGAtcgacgccgaagccgaaaaCGCAAAGGCCACTTCCAAGGAACAGGGTGTGACCGGATACCCCACCATCAAGTTCTTCCCCAAGGGCTCGACCGAGGGCGAGATATACCAGGGTGGCCGCTCCGAGGAGGCCTTCGTTGAGTTCCTGAACAAGAAGGCGGGTACGCACCGTGCGCCCGGCGGTGGATTGGATGAGAAGGCCGGCACCGTCCCTGCGCTTGATGAGCTAGTTGCGAAGTACACCTCTTCGCAGAACTTCAACGAGCTGGTTGGTGAAATCAAGAAGGCTGCCAAGGGCGTTCAGGACAAGTACACCGAGTACTACGTTAAAGTTGCCGAGAAGCTTTCGCAGAACTCCGAGTATGCGGTTAAGGAGTTCAACCGCCTGAAGAAGGTGCTGTCCAAGGGTGGTTCCGCCCCGGAGAAGATTGATGACCTGATCTCGCGCAGCAACATCCTGCGTAGATTCTTGGGtcaggagaaggaggagaacGTGAAGGATGAGCTGTAAATGAGATCCGAGATTGGCCTCGTTGTATGAAGAATGGATATTATAGCCTGGATACTGCAAACCGCAGTATTTAGGAAaagctactactatatattGGCTTACGGATGCATAGAATGAAATATGATGCGatctttgtcttttcttttaagGTGCGGAATTGCTGCAGTACGGATATTCGTAGGGTATCTCAAAAAGGCTATAAAGGACGCTTCCTCCACGCGCAGAGTCAACAAATGTATATCTTATTTGGCCGgagtcgaggtcgacgtTGCCCCCGCATCTGCCGCAACACTCAACGAAGCCTCCAAATCATCTAGTCGTCTTGCCATATCATCAACTGGTACACAGGGAAATAGCGTCAGCGTTCGTTCTTCATACAGGTAGACGGGATAATCTGGACTAAACAGTAAAAtaagaaggaaaaggaagaaataACTCACACTTCCCAAACATATCCCTGGACACGGTATCGAATTtatgctgcagctggtctATCAATTCATCCACAGCTTCGGTGAATTGGCCTTGGGCATCTGTGCTCTACATATTCAGAGAGAATTGTTAGTCTTCCGTATGTGTAATGAAAGCCAATGGATTATATTGACGAAGAGGCAGGGTC encodes:
- a CDS encoding heat shock factor-binding 1 family protein (COG:S;~EggNog:ENOG410PTN9;~InterPro:IPR009643;~PFAM:PF06825;~go_function: GO:0003714 - transcription corepressor activity [Evidence IEA]), producing MSTNDASVPAETNSLSPSAPATNKTQSTDAQGQFTEAVDELIDQLQHKFDTVSRDMFGKFDDMARRLDDLEASLSVAADAGATSTSTPAK
- a CDS encoding protein disulfide isomerase family protein (COG:O;~EggNog:ENOG410PGPE;~InterPro:IPR017937,IPR011679,IPR036249,IPR005788, IPR013766,IPR036356;~PFAM:PF13098,PF00085,PF07749;~SECRETED:SignalP(1-18);~go_component: GO:0005783 - endoplasmic reticulum [Evidence IEA];~go_function: GO:0003756 - protein disulfide isomerase activity [Evidence IEA]) codes for the protein MARLSILLLSCLVTLATAGSAVLDLIPKNFDKVVLDSGKPALVEFFAPWCGHCKTLAPVYEELGQAFAHAEDKVSVAKVDADANRDLGKRFGIQGFPTLKWFDGKSETPVDYSGGRDLESLTAFITEKTGIKAKGPKKEPSNVEALTDTTFKSTIGGDKDVLVAFTAPWCGHCKKLAPTWETLATDFALEPSVVIGKIDAEAENAKATSKEQGVTGYPTIKFFPKGSTEGEIYQGGRSEEAFVEFLNKKAGTHRAPGGGLDEKAGTVPALDELVAKYTSSQNFNELVGEIKKAAKGVQDKYTEYYVKVAEKLSQNSEYAVKEFNRLKKVLSKGGSAPEKIDDLISRSNILRRFLGQEKEENVKDEL